A stretch of Rhodothermales bacterium DNA encodes these proteins:
- a CDS encoding tetratricopeptide repeat protein, whose protein sequence is MTASKTRRPARGASRKPARKTPWIPILLVLAAGIAATLAWPYVNPAPEVVRPTGDLEPAVEALLTPRLAAAAATPRDAAVHADLGMAYEANGLWPEARASYAQAVDLDARPAWRLHLAITSRQAGDADAALETLRDLAADAPEYAPAQQYLGEALLEAGDLDGAEAAFRSGIALTPSQPYAYVGLGDVLIQRGRHADAAQVLEQAIRLEDDYRRAHFLLGTAYTRLGREAEGDIELQRGVGAVPAYQPDELKPQITAYTVNLTGRLTLAGAYLDGGNPSEAVRLLEETYRTNASNVMLLNTLGSGYLRMRRFDDAERLLKRAMPLDTTTFVTPLNLYNWALYQGRPAEALRYADMAVARAPERDNTHLARAQALTELGRLDEALASADRARELAPGTAQNHGLSGDICYKLKRYEEARAHFSRAVALEPGLFPVWIGLAQSNWELGDPEAARAALAEAHRLAPNHRLVDELTARFAAR, encoded by the coding sequence TTGACCGCTTCAAAGACCCGACGCCCCGCCAGGGGAGCGTCTCGCAAGCCGGCCCGAAAGACGCCCTGGATCCCGATCCTGCTCGTACTCGCCGCCGGCATCGCCGCGACGCTGGCGTGGCCCTATGTCAATCCGGCTCCCGAGGTCGTACGGCCCACGGGCGATCTGGAACCGGCCGTCGAGGCGCTCCTCACGCCGCGCCTCGCTGCGGCGGCGGCCACGCCCCGGGATGCCGCGGTCCATGCCGACCTGGGCATGGCCTACGAAGCGAATGGCCTCTGGCCCGAGGCGCGCGCCAGCTATGCGCAAGCGGTGGACCTCGATGCCCGTCCGGCCTGGCGACTCCATCTCGCCATCACCTCCCGGCAGGCCGGCGACGCCGACGCCGCGCTCGAAACGCTGCGCGACCTCGCGGCGGACGCCCCCGAATACGCGCCGGCGCAGCAGTACCTCGGGGAGGCGCTGCTCGAGGCCGGCGACCTCGACGGCGCCGAGGCCGCCTTCCGAAGCGGCATCGCGCTCACGCCGAGCCAGCCGTATGCCTACGTGGGCCTCGGCGACGTACTCATCCAGCGCGGTCGCCATGCAGACGCCGCGCAGGTGCTGGAACAGGCGATCCGACTCGAAGACGATTACCGCCGGGCGCACTTCCTGCTCGGCACCGCCTACACGCGCCTCGGTCGCGAAGCCGAGGGCGACATCGAATTGCAGCGCGGCGTCGGCGCCGTCCCGGCGTACCAGCCCGACGAACTCAAGCCGCAGATCACCGCCTACACGGTGAACCTCACCGGCCGGCTCACGCTCGCCGGGGCCTACCTCGATGGCGGCAACCCCTCGGAAGCCGTGCGCCTCCTGGAAGAAACCTACCGGACGAACGCATCGAACGTGATGCTCCTCAACACGCTGGGGTCGGGCTACCTCCGCATGCGCCGGTTCGACGACGCGGAGCGCCTCCTGAAACGCGCCATGCCGCTCGACACCACCACCTTCGTGACGCCGCTCAACCTGTACAACTGGGCCCTGTACCAGGGCCGGCCGGCCGAGGCGCTACGGTATGCCGACATGGCCGTCGCGCGCGCGCCGGAGCGCGACAACACCCACCTGGCCCGGGCGCAGGCGCTGACCGAGCTCGGACGCCTCGACGAAGCGCTCGCCAGCGCCGACCGCGCGCGCGAACTCGCCCCGGGGACGGCCCAGAATCATGGCCTTTCGGGCGACATCTGCTATAAGCTGAAACGGTACGAGGAGGCGCGCGCCCACTTCAGCCGGGCGGTAGCCCTGGAGCCCGGGCTCTTTCCGGTCTGGATCGGCCTCGCGCAGTCCAACTGGGAGCTGGGAGACCCCGAAGCGGCCCGCGCGGCGCTGGCCGAGGCCCACCGGCTCGCCCCCAACCACCGCCTGGTCGACGAACTGACGGCCCGCTTCGCCGCCCGCTAG
- a CDS encoding M14 family metallopeptidase codes for MNRYGIRPLGLLYALLLVAALRPSVYAQGRLESPAEFLGYELGDRFTPHHRMVAYFEHVAAHSPRVTVESYGETYEGRPLIAAFVTAPERLPDLESVRMNHLRRTGEYGPNEGPPEGTPASTEPAIVWLGYNVHGNEAVSMEAAMQTLYELADPSNARTGAWLREAVVVIDPCLNPDGRDRYATWYNQRVGRFPNAAPEAWEHEEPWPGGRTNHYYFDLNRDWSWTTQQEVLARVANYNRWMPHVHVDFHEQGVDQPYYFAPAAEPYHEVITPWQRAFQDTIGRNNARYFDENGWLYFTGQVYDLLYPGYGDSWPTYNGSIGMTYEQGGSGRAGLAIVTAEGDTLTLRDRIDHHYTTGMATIEATVENREQVLAEFGAFFDRAVAAPAGPYRTYVLKNMERADTRHAIEAHLERQGIRFGYADRSRSASGYRYSDGATGRFAIEPGDMILTAFQPRSSLLKVLFEPRTALSDTLTYDMTAWALPYVYGVEAYATTDRIEPAASSPATTAPPAVRIDRPYAYLLPWQGFDDARFLADITRRGVRMRYAEKSFSMDGQTFAPGTLILTRAGNRHLGDRFDAIVRTASRAFERTIVPVASGLATDGADLGSADVIFAEPPRVAVLMGEPTRSNAAGEVWHYFDQQLGYPVTLLDAGDFNGGELSGYNVLVMPSGSYGSALPAATMERVREWVERGGRLIAMEGAVRFLAGQEGFRIRRVATDEAPADSAALDARRYGNRERDALSDEIQGAIFRVSLDTSHPLAFGYSDTYFTLKFGDALYERLTDTSDWNVGVLASPEPVSGFVGADVQKRIGRHLAIGTQSIGRGDVVYIADNPLFRGFWYNGRLLVANAVFFR; via the coding sequence ATGAATCGATACGGCATTCGTCCGCTGGGCCTCCTCTATGCCCTTCTTCTCGTTGCGGCGCTCCGTCCGTCCGTATATGCCCAGGGCCGGCTGGAGTCGCCGGCCGAATTCCTCGGGTATGAACTGGGCGATCGCTTCACCCCGCATCACCGTATGGTGGCGTATTTCGAGCATGTGGCGGCGCATTCGCCGCGGGTGACGGTGGAATCCTACGGGGAGACCTACGAGGGCCGGCCACTCATCGCCGCCTTCGTGACCGCCCCGGAACGGCTGCCGGATCTGGAATCGGTCCGCATGAACCACCTCCGGCGGACCGGGGAGTACGGACCCAACGAAGGGCCCCCGGAAGGTACCCCGGCAAGTACTGAGCCGGCCATCGTCTGGCTCGGGTACAACGTGCATGGCAACGAGGCCGTGAGCATGGAAGCCGCCATGCAGACGCTTTACGAACTCGCCGACCCGTCGAATGCCCGGACGGGCGCCTGGCTCCGGGAGGCCGTCGTCGTCATCGATCCCTGCCTCAACCCGGACGGGCGCGACCGGTACGCGACCTGGTACAACCAGCGGGTCGGCCGTTTCCCCAACGCCGCGCCGGAAGCCTGGGAGCATGAGGAGCCGTGGCCGGGCGGGCGCACGAACCACTATTATTTCGATCTGAACCGTGACTGGTCGTGGACGACGCAGCAGGAGGTCCTGGCGCGGGTCGCGAATTACAACCGATGGATGCCGCACGTCCACGTCGATTTTCACGAGCAGGGGGTCGATCAGCCGTACTATTTCGCGCCGGCGGCCGAGCCCTACCACGAGGTGATCACGCCCTGGCAGCGGGCCTTTCAGGATACGATCGGCCGAAACAATGCCCGGTATTTCGACGAAAACGGCTGGCTCTATTTCACGGGGCAGGTCTACGACCTGCTCTATCCGGGGTATGGCGACTCGTGGCCGACGTACAACGGCTCGATCGGCATGACCTACGAGCAGGGCGGGAGCGGGCGCGCCGGCCTCGCCATCGTCACGGCCGAGGGCGACACGCTGACGCTGCGTGACCGCATCGACCACCACTATACGACGGGCATGGCTACGATCGAGGCGACCGTCGAAAACCGCGAGCAGGTGCTCGCCGAGTTCGGGGCGTTCTTCGATCGCGCCGTCGCGGCGCCGGCGGGACCGTATCGCACGTACGTGCTCAAGAACATGGAGCGCGCCGACACCCGCCACGCCATCGAGGCGCATCTCGAGCGCCAGGGCATCCGGTTCGGCTATGCGGATCGAAGCCGGAGCGCGTCCGGCTACCGGTACAGCGACGGGGCGACGGGCCGTTTCGCCATCGAGCCCGGCGACATGATCCTGACCGCGTTTCAGCCCAGATCGTCGTTGCTGAAGGTCCTGTTCGAGCCGAGGACGGCGTTGTCGGACACGCTCACCTACGACATGACCGCCTGGGCGCTGCCTTATGTCTACGGGGTGGAGGCCTATGCCACGACGGACCGGATCGAACCCGCCGCGTCCTCGCCGGCGACGACTGCTCCACCGGCGGTCCGGATCGACCGCCCCTACGCCTATCTCCTTCCCTGGCAGGGTTTTGACGATGCCCGCTTCCTGGCGGACATCACGCGCCGGGGTGTCAGGATGCGGTATGCCGAGAAGTCGTTTTCAATGGACGGACAGACCTTTGCTCCCGGGACGCTGATCCTGACGCGCGCGGGCAACCGGCACCTCGGCGACCGGTTCGATGCGATCGTCCGCACGGCATCCCGCGCGTTTGAGCGGACGATTGTCCCGGTGGCGTCGGGTCTGGCGACCGACGGGGCGGATTTAGGCTCCGCCGATGTCATCTTTGCCGAACCGCCCCGCGTCGCGGTGCTCATGGGCGAACCGACGCGTTCCAATGCCGCCGGCGAAGTATGGCACTATTTCGATCAGCAGCTCGGTTATCCCGTCACGCTGCTCGATGCCGGCGATTTCAACGGCGGCGAACTCAGCGGCTACAACGTGCTCGTGATGCCCTCGGGGTCGTATGGATCGGCGTTGCCGGCGGCCACGATGGAGCGGGTGCGGGAATGGGTCGAGCGCGGCGGCCGGCTCATCGCGATGGAGGGCGCCGTGCGTTTCCTCGCCGGCCAGGAAGGCTTCCGCATCCGCCGCGTCGCGACGGACGAGGCGCCGGCCGACTCCGCCGCGCTCGACGCGCGCCGGTACGGAAACCGGGAACGGGACGCCCTCAGCGACGAGATCCAGGGCGCCATCTTTCGGGTTTCGCTGGATACCAGCCATCCGCTTGCGTTCGGTTACAGCGATACCTATTTCACCCTCAAGTTCGGCGACGCGCTGTACGAGCGGCTGACCGATACCTCCGACTGGAACGTGGGGGTCCTGGCGAGCCCCGAGCCCGTGAGCGGTTTCGTCGGCGCCGACGTGCAGAAGCGCATCGGCCGGCACCTCGCCATCGGCACCCAATCGATCGGGCGCGGCGATGTCGTTTATATCGCGGATAATCCGCTGTTCCGGGGCTTCTGGTACAACGGCCGGCTGCTCGTCGCCAACGCCGTATTCTTTCGGTAA
- a CDS encoding tetratricopeptide repeat protein gives MKRMMTALPRLIALPRLLRLCGIVLLLGAAGLTRPAQAQEASICARALDMARTEFESGLFDRSSQRLSVCLERKAFTVDEERQAYLLLGMIYYSNLQIDQARDSLRNLLERDPSVELEGSQYKPGFVDLFSEVRSELQPSPLPPPIPAPIKAGPKRSGFWVSVGLGPGGSELTCRACDLLPDEDPWRGGSGGSLAIAMGGAVNDRLLIGGEFNHWTRSIEDNPHKASISTLTAIVRFYPTSGTDFFLKGGLGVGGLSLEGDAVKIDNGGISLQLGLGYDIRLGAGKRFALTPFLNVIGIRAEGGQTRVAGISVTGPQDPGFAQIGLAASWF, from the coding sequence ATGAAACGCATGATGACCGCCCTGCCTCGCCTCATCGCCCTTCCGCGCCTGCTCCGCCTCTGCGGCATCGTCCTCCTGCTCGGTGCGGCCGGCCTTACGCGGCCCGCCCAGGCGCAGGAGGCATCCATTTGCGCCCGCGCCCTCGACATGGCGCGCACCGAATTCGAATCCGGCTTGTTCGACCGCTCCAGCCAGCGCCTCTCCGTATGCCTGGAACGCAAGGCGTTCACAGTGGATGAGGAGCGCCAGGCGTATCTGCTGCTGGGCATGATCTATTATTCCAACCTGCAGATCGACCAGGCCCGCGACTCGCTGCGAAACCTGCTGGAGCGCGACCCGTCGGTCGAACTCGAAGGCAGTCAGTACAAGCCGGGATTTGTCGACCTCTTCAGCGAAGTCCGGAGCGAATTGCAGCCCTCGCCGCTGCCTCCGCCCATCCCCGCCCCCATCAAGGCCGGCCCGAAACGGTCCGGCTTCTGGGTCAGCGTAGGGCTCGGGCCGGGGGGAAGCGAACTGACCTGCCGCGCCTGCGACCTGCTGCCGGACGAAGATCCCTGGCGCGGCGGCAGCGGGGGCAGCCTCGCGATCGCGATGGGGGGCGCCGTGAACGACAGGCTGCTCATCGGTGGCGAATTTAATCACTGGACGCGGTCCATCGAAGACAATCCACACAAGGCTTCGATCAGCACCCTGACCGCCATCGTGCGCTTCTACCCGACGTCCGGCACCGATTTTTTCCTCAAGGGTGGACTCGGCGTCGGCGGGCTCAGCCTGGAAGGCGATGCCGTCAAGATCGACAACGGCGGCATCAGCCTGCAGCTGGGACTGGGCTACGACATCCGTCTCGGCGCCGGCAAACGCTTTGCCCTCACGCCTTTCCTTAACGTCATCGGCATCCGCGCCGAAGGCGGCCAGACCCGCGTCGCCGGCATCAGCGTCACCGGCCCCCAGGACCCCGGTTTCGCCCAGATCGGGCTCGCCGCGAGCTGGTTCTAG
- a CDS encoding serine/threonine-protein kinase, with the protein MDERWTRIRELFRAANELDASRWESYLASACPDDAPLRERVLEMLRGQDREDDFLDAPAIAPASEPTDPLEGRRIGPYAVVRVIARGGMGVVYEARDVRLDKVVALKTMNPMLARDPKIRQRFEQEARTLARLEDPHVVRIHALQDEGPDTFIVMEYVQGPTLADYLRRRGRLNARETLFLTRQLLTALSKAHRLGIVHRDLKPANVMLARDDEGRPLVKVLDFGIAKQLGATAQTLTHGAIGTLLYMAPEQVRGAQDIDGRADLYALGVMLYEMLAGELPYDRQVDEYSLRRQIVEGPVEPLHRRAPDVPGGLSAIVERALAKTPADRYATAEDMLRAMQTFEQQQRQPAIPPTASVKKRRPLAWVSGVLALACVVGIGYLFARSPASVDPDPREPVGEETLAVAAPALLPADTLAQQPPPETPAETTGSPSTSSPPPPDPRDEPVVSIDPPPVASASTSTEEAPDDTTAAVDDPPALPAPSFLQLAVSPIGDLYLNEAATRSGVVLEDVPVDAGLYAARVVNDTYGEWRCEIAIEAGVPLPLAVDFLTPILVTVAAEDVDTNDPIPNAEIFIDGKASSVTPQTVRLQGGVRRIVVRSEGYRQIDLLPDDADGCYQKLGPDRINFDRTAIGERTRVVAQLKKVE; encoded by the coding sequence ATGGACGAACGCTGGACACGCATCCGAGAACTGTTCCGGGCCGCCAACGAGCTGGATGCTTCCCGATGGGAATCCTATCTCGCCTCGGCATGCCCGGACGACGCCCCGTTGCGCGAACGCGTGCTGGAGATGCTGCGGGGGCAGGATCGCGAAGACGACTTCCTGGACGCGCCGGCTATCGCCCCGGCGTCCGAACCGACCGACCCCCTCGAAGGCCGGCGCATCGGCCCCTACGCCGTCGTCCGCGTCATCGCCCGGGGCGGCATGGGCGTCGTCTACGAGGCACGCGATGTCCGGCTCGACAAGGTGGTCGCGCTCAAGACCATGAACCCGATGCTGGCGCGCGATCCGAAGATCCGCCAGCGCTTCGAGCAGGAAGCCCGCACACTGGCGCGGCTCGAGGATCCCCACGTCGTGCGCATCCATGCGCTGCAGGACGAAGGCCCGGACACCTTCATCGTCATGGAGTACGTGCAGGGCCCCACGCTGGCGGACTATCTGCGTCGCCGGGGCCGGCTCAACGCCAGGGAGACGCTGTTCCTCACCCGCCAGCTGCTCACCGCGCTCAGCAAGGCGCACCGGCTCGGCATCGTGCACCGGGATCTGAAGCCGGCGAACGTGATGCTCGCCCGGGACGACGAGGGACGGCCCCTCGTGAAGGTGCTCGACTTCGGCATCGCCAAACAGCTCGGAGCCACCGCGCAGACCCTCACCCACGGCGCCATCGGCACCCTTCTGTACATGGCGCCCGAGCAGGTCCGCGGCGCACAGGACATCGATGGCCGGGCGGATCTGTATGCGCTGGGCGTGATGCTCTACGAAATGCTCGCGGGCGAACTCCCCTACGACCGCCAGGTCGACGAATACTCGCTTCGGCGGCAGATCGTCGAAGGCCCCGTCGAACCCCTGCACCGGCGCGCGCCCGACGTGCCGGGCGGGCTCTCCGCCATCGTCGAACGCGCGCTCGCCAAAACGCCGGCCGACCGGTATGCCACGGCGGAAGACATGCTGCGCGCGATGCAGACGTTCGAGCAGCAGCAGCGCCAGCCAGCCATCCCGCCGACCGCGTCGGTCAAAAAACGCCGTCCGCTGGCATGGGTGTCGGGCGTCCTCGCGCTGGCGTGCGTCGTCGGCATCGGCTACCTGTTCGCCCGAAGCCCGGCGTCCGTCGATCCGGACCCTCGGGAGCCGGTAGGCGAAGAAACCCTGGCTGTCGCCGCCCCGGCGCTCCTTCCAGCCGATACCCTCGCGCAACAGCCGCCGCCGGAGACCCCGGCGGAGACGACGGGGTCGCCCTCGACGTCATCCCCGCCTCCGCCCGACCCCCGCGACGAGCCCGTCGTCTCGATCGACCCGCCCCCCGTCGCGTCCGCCTCGACCTCGACCGAGGAGGCGCCCGACGATACGACCGCCGCCGTCGACGACCCGCCGGCCCTTCCCGCTCCGTCCTTCCTCCAACTCGCCGTCAGCCCGATCGGCGATCTCTATCTCAACGAAGCGGCGACGCGTTCGGGGGTGGTGCTGGAGGACGTGCCCGTCGACGCCGGCCTGTACGCCGCGCGGGTGGTCAACGACACCTACGGGGAGTGGCGCTGCGAGATCGCCATCGAAGCCGGCGTGCCGCTGCCGCTCGCCGTGGATTTCCTGACGCCCATCCTCGTCACGGTGGCGGCCGAGGATGTGGACACGAACGACCCGATCCCGAACGCCGAAATCTTTATCGACGGAAAAGCGTCCTCCGTCACGCCCCAGACGGTGCGGCTGCAGGGCGGCGTGCGCCGCATCGTGGTGCGCAGCGAAGGCTACCGCCAGATCGATCTCCTGCCCGACGACGCCGACGGCTGTTATCAGAAGCTGGGGCCGGACCGGATCAATTTCGACCGCACCGCCATCGGCGAACGCACCCGCGTCGTGGCGCAGCTGAAAAAAGTGGAGTGA
- a CDS encoding 2-phosphosulfolactate phosphatase — translation MEIRIESLLDGARRAEGVVVVIDVFRAFTTASVAFSRGVEKIVMVAEPPEALELRSRGVGTLCVGEVDGKMPAGFDFGNSPHELSDADIAGKTLIQSTRAGTVGVTSVTKAEAIFTAALINARATADALLAMNPPLVTLVAMGYQGRYRTDEDEQCALYLRALLEGRQPERDAVRSLLLTGNETDKFRDPSKPYLHWEDVDHALRIDEVPVAIRVRDEAGLLVARRV, via the coding sequence ATGGAAATCCGCATTGAAAGCCTGCTCGACGGCGCGCGGCGCGCTGAGGGGGTCGTTGTCGTCATCGATGTGTTTCGCGCGTTCACCACGGCGTCGGTCGCTTTTTCGCGCGGCGTGGAGAAGATCGTGATGGTGGCGGAGCCGCCGGAGGCGCTGGAACTGCGGTCGCGCGGGGTCGGGACCCTCTGCGTGGGCGAAGTGGATGGCAAGATGCCCGCCGGCTTCGATTTCGGCAACTCGCCCCATGAGCTGTCAGACGCCGACATCGCCGGCAAGACGCTGATCCAGTCGACCCGCGCCGGCACGGTCGGGGTGACCTCCGTGACGAAGGCCGAGGCGATCTTCACCGCCGCCCTCATCAACGCGCGCGCCACGGCCGACGCCCTCCTCGCGATGAATCCGCCGCTGGTGACCCTCGTGGCCATGGGCTATCAGGGGCGCTATCGGACCGACGAGGACGAACAGTGCGCCCTCTACCTGCGCGCGCTGCTCGAAGGCCGCCAGCCCGAGCGCGACGCGGTGCGCTCCCTGCTCCTGACCGGCAACGAAACCGACAAATTCCGGGATCCCTCCAAGCCCTATCTCCACTGGGAAGATGTCGATCACGCGCTGCGCATCGACGAGGTGCCCGTTGCGATTCGGGTGCGCGACGAGGCGGGGCTGCTGGTGGCGCGACGGGTCTGA
- a CDS encoding alpha/beta hydrolase, whose amino-acid sequence MEEHPITSVLKFFLLSLLALVALVSTGLLYRMYEQNRVTQLTKISTPGGIDLLGNVPLGEEEQWVLIRGQKQTNPVLLYLHGGPGSFVIPRARDFGLPLEEDFVVVYWDQRGSGKSYRPGLSAESMDIERFIADTHELVEVLKRRFNVPKIYLAGNSWGSALGMLVAERYPESFYAFVGTGQLVNTARSEALSYEFTLREARNTSNREAIRELEEMGPPPWDYRTMNKQRKWLRRFGGTIYKEREAPGSFLSDFMGRMLLSPEYTLLEILEISSDPNFAVRTLWDDLGQINLFEDVPRVNVPVYFIAGRHDYNTPSELVRKYFDQLDAPAGKHLIWFEDAAHMPEFEKPEQFHRVMVDSVLAQTYPHYVYTP is encoded by the coding sequence ATGGAAGAACATCCGATAACATCGGTTCTGAAGTTTTTTCTCCTGTCGCTCCTGGCGCTGGTTGCGCTCGTATCCACGGGACTGCTCTACCGCATGTACGAGCAAAACCGGGTTACCCAGCTCACCAAAATCTCGACGCCCGGAGGCATCGACCTCCTGGGCAATGTGCCGCTCGGCGAAGAAGAACAGTGGGTCCTGATCCGCGGTCAGAAGCAAACCAATCCCGTCCTCCTCTATCTTCACGGAGGCCCCGGTTCGTTCGTCATCCCGCGGGCGCGCGATTTCGGTCTTCCGCTGGAGGAAGATTTTGTCGTGGTCTACTGGGATCAGCGCGGCTCCGGAAAATCTTACCGGCCCGGCCTCTCCGCCGAGTCGATGGATATCGAGCGATTCATCGCAGACACCCATGAACTCGTCGAGGTCCTGAAGCGGCGCTTCAACGTGCCCAAGATCTACCTCGCCGGCAACTCGTGGGGCTCGGCGCTCGGGATGCTCGTGGCCGAGCGCTACCCCGAATCCTTCTACGCGTTCGTCGGAACCGGCCAGCTGGTGAATACGGCCCGCTCCGAGGCGCTGTCGTACGAATTCACGCTGCGCGAGGCGCGCAACACCAGCAACCGGGAGGCCATCCGGGAGCTCGAGGAGATGGGCCCGCCGCCCTGGGACTACCGGACCATGAACAAGCAGCGCAAGTGGCTGCGCCGGTTCGGCGGAACGATCTACAAGGAACGCGAGGCGCCCGGCAGTTTCCTGTCGGATTTCATGGGCCGGATGCTGCTGAGCCCGGAGTACACCCTGCTCGAAATCCTTGAAATCAGCTCCGATCCCAACTTCGCCGTGCGCACGCTGTGGGACGACCTGGGCCAGATCAACCTCTTCGAGGACGTGCCGCGCGTCAACGTGCCCGTCTATTTTATCGCCGGCCGCCACGACTACAACACGCCGTCGGAACTCGTCAGGAAATATTTCGATCAACTCGACGCGCCGGCAGGCAAACACCTCATCTGGTTCGAGGACGCCGCCCACATGCCCGAGTTCGAGAAGCCCGAGCAGTTCCACCGCGTCATGGTCGACTCCGTCCTCGCCCAGACCTACCCGCACTACGTCTACACGCCCTGA
- a CDS encoding DinB family protein, translated as MKRSLSVFALLAAVALGAPALFAQAPAHFAEAFLPKFGYSSQRLVSLAEAIPADKFSWSPGEGVMSVEQVFTHIAHYNYMYPVENMGAEAPAGLDLNAIESITGKEAVVDMLKASIAFTTRLAETITAEELAMTTTLYGQTTQKWDVLFQLQSHLGEHMGQLIAYARMNDIVPPWSR; from the coding sequence ATGAAACGTTCGCTTTCCGTGTTCGCTCTCCTCGCCGCCGTGGCGCTCGGAGCCCCCGCCCTCTTCGCGCAGGCGCCGGCGCATTTCGCCGAAGCGTTTCTTCCCAAGTTCGGGTATTCATCGCAACGGCTCGTATCGCTCGCGGAGGCCATCCCCGCGGACAAGTTTTCCTGGAGCCCGGGCGAGGGGGTGATGTCGGTCGAGCAGGTGTTCACGCACATCGCGCACTACAACTACATGTATCCGGTCGAGAACATGGGCGCCGAGGCGCCGGCCGGGCTCGACCTGAACGCCATCGAATCCATCACCGGCAAGGAGGCCGTCGTCGACATGCTCAAGGCGTCGATCGCCTTCACGACCCGTCTGGCGGAAACCATCACCGCGGAGGAACTCGCCATGACGACGACCCTCTACGGCCAGACCACCCAGAAGTGGGATGTGCTCTTCCAGCTCCAGTCGCACCTCGGCGAACACATGGGTCAATTGATCGCCTACGCGCGCATGAACGACATCGTGCCGCCCTGGTCGCGGTAA
- a CDS encoding ACT domain-containing protein, with the protein MHLTLLPEPMAVCRLPPDAPLPAGVLDAPFCSVTRTTDELSIVLEARRAQAGWKAELGWRMFKVAGPMDFELTGVVAGLTVPLADAGLPVFVVSTFDTDYLLVRSDRLDAAIATLRNAGHEVDG; encoded by the coding sequence ATGCACCTGACCCTTCTGCCTGAACCCATGGCCGTATGCCGGCTCCCCCCGGATGCCCCGTTGCCGGCCGGCGTGCTCGACGCCCCCTTTTGCAGCGTAACCCGCACGACGGACGAGCTATCCATCGTGCTGGAGGCCCGTAGGGCGCAAGCCGGCTGGAAAGCCGAGCTCGGCTGGCGCATGTTCAAGGTCGCCGGCCCGATGGATTTCGAGCTCACCGGCGTGGTCGCCGGCCTCACCGTGCCGCTCGCCGACGCCGGCCTGCCGGTTTTTGTGGTCTCCACCTTCGACACCGATTACCTGCTCGTCCGGTCCGATCGCCTCGACGCAGCCATCGCGACGCTGCGAAACGCCGGCCACGAGGTGGATGGGTAG